tttttgggcttgacaaaatacccataaatattacgttaataatattccgagcaactcggaacatacTCCCCCCGTTGAGAGGGTACCGATCAATAATATAAAGTCTAGATACTTATCTTTGAATTGTAGAATGTCATGTGGTATCACCTACGATTACCTTTATGTCACCAGGTGTACCTGTTCTGCTTGATTGGTAGAAAGTGGTACTTGCTTGATTTCATGAAAGAATTGTTGCGGCATCTTGAATGTTGGCCATTTGGATGGGGTTGTCTGATTCCGGATGCAAGACTGCACCAAGAGGCCATTGCAGTGATAGCGCATTATTTCTGAatgatgtttttttttttttttcatttgaacACTGAATCTTGATGATTTGTTTGATGACTTGACTTTCGCTTGCGTAGAGCTCGTTACCGAATCGCCAATAATATATTGCTCGAAATATAGAATAGTAAATCATTGCGTCTGATGTGATAAACATGAATAAGCGTGATTTCACAATGATTTTGTTCGAATGATTAACatgttgaaatttgtaaagtaaataatttagttCTTGCGACACATTTGAGGCTGAATTTTGGTTGTGTTTGTCAATTAGTTGTGAATTCGTGATGAAAAACATTTTGAAGAAGAATTGGTAGTTGAATCAATTACATGCATTTGACGTGGCTGATAGATCCTCAAAGAATAATAAAGTTGTAAGTTTATATGAAAGGCAGTTTGAGGCACTGTTGTATTGCAGCTTGTGTGGTTAGCAAGGTGATTCAAATAGTTGGATGATttggatttttttttttttttaaaaagtaataaGAATTGTGTTTGATTGTGTCCGAGTGCCAGGCGTATCCTTGTAAGGATCGCACACTGCGCGACTGACAATTGATTGAGTCCGAGTGCCTTTGGCGTAACCTTGTAAGGATCGCACACTGCGCGACTGACAATTGACTGAGTCCGAGTGCCTTTGGCGTAACCTTGTAAGGATCGCACACTGCGCGACTGACAATTGACTGAGTCCGAGTGCCTTTGGCGTAACCTTGTAAGGATCGCACACTGCGCGACTGACAATTGATTGAGTCCGAGTGCCTTTGGCGTATCCTTGTAAGGATCGCACACTTCGCGACTGATACTGATTGAGTCCGAGTGCCTTTGGCGTATCCTTGTAAGGATCGCACACTTCGCGACTGATACTTGATTGAGTCCGAGTGCCTTTGGCGTATCCTTGTAAGGATCGCACACTTCGCGACTGACAATTGATTGAGTCCGAGTGCCTTTGGCGTATCCTTGTAAGGATCGCACACTTCGCGACTGATACTGATTGAGTCCGAGTGCCTTTGGCGTATCCTTGTAAGGATCGCACACTTCGCGACTGATACTTGATTGAGTCCGAGTGCCTTTGGCGTATCCTTGTAAGGATCGCACACTTCGCGACTGATACTGATTGAGTCCGAGTGCCTTTGGCGTATCCTTGTAAGGATCGCACACTTCGCGACTGATACTTGATTGAGTCCGAGTGCCTTTGGCGTATCCTTGTAAGGATCGCACACTTCGCGACTGATACTTGATTGAGTCCGAGTGCCTTTGGCGTATCCTTGTAAGGATCGCACACTTCGCGACTGATACTTGATTGAGTCCGAGTGCCTTTGGCGTATCCTTGTAAGGATCGCACACTTCGCGACTGATACTTGATTGAGTCCGAGTGCCTTTGGCGTATCCTTGTAAGGATCGCACACTTCGCGACTGCAATATGAATAAGTCTGAGTGCCTTGGCCCGCTGGGAAAGACAAGGATTTTGGTAAAACTGTGCATAAATGGTATGCACAATGAGTGCCATATGAACTTGCCACAAAGAAATACAGGAAGGATGAGCCTCATGTTCGAAATGTTTAAAGAACACGAATTTGTGATGTTTTGATATCTTTAAATTGAGTACCATGAATCTGTATTTTGTTTTCACGTGacataaaatttccaactcaaGAAGGTCGTAAATCTTCAGAATTGGAATATTCTATAAAGTTTTGATCATGAATAATGATCCAAAATTAATCTGTAATATAGATttcaataataacattttaatggTGGTTCTGATATTTTGTTCCATGAAACTAAACGAAAGTAAATTTCGTGACAGAATAATGTAAGATTGACAAAGAATAGGACTCTGTGACCATGATGATAGCAAGGGTCTCATCAGGTAGTATTCTAAATGAGGGTCGAAGCTTGATGACAATAAGGTGCCATTGACGATTGTCCTCTGCACTTGATCTCAGCTGACAAAAGATCGACACTGAATTTTTACTGAGTAAGGACTTTGTTTATGACCATACGCTGACCTAGAGTCGGTATTCTTTTTTACAAGCATGGACGGTTGTTCCACGTGTTGTGAAGAAAGTTATTAGATTTTCTTAAAAGAAAACTGTAAATGAATGTCACAATTGATCTCGTATTGTTGAGAATCTCTAATAGTTTGAGAAACCGTTTAATGATTAAGGTTCAGTTTGAAACGAACTATAAACTCTAGATCATGGTTTAAACGAAGAATTCATGGAGCATGAGACGTAGAAGAAAGACGTAAACATTTTTGCAAATGTTGAACTTGTAGTTCATTCGTTACCTTGCAAATTgaagtgtgattgtattataaaataaagtgaATTGAACGACACATGGTGTGACATATTTTGAATGAATTGGGGAATTGCCTTGCTCCCCCCGATGAACCAATTCAAATTAATTGTTTAGAAACATGAATCTTGATCAATACAAGATGATATTTTAGATACTTAAAGAATAAtgaagattgaatgattgatacTCTAAGTCTGAGTGATTTAAAGAAACCTCAGAAAGGTCAAAGAATTTAACATGTGCTGATGTTCACTGAAGTTTGCTTGACAGtacataataattgaatatgttGACATCACgcaaattgaatttcaaaattccaataaaaaCTGAAATGATATTCGACTGAAATTCCATGAAATGCAATTGAAATAAAACATTTGTTCTACAAGATGATAATATcttgatatgaaaattttattgtaacgtCTCTCAGAACAATTATCAGTTAATATGTAACAATGAGAAAGTTGTTGATTTTgctgaataaatattttgaacaatCATAACagatttatttgttattacataaatgatgaatatattaattttacattctCTCGACATATCAACACATACTAATTATGTGACAATTGATAGGAATGTATCTGTTAACATGTATTTGTAATGAAATAGAAAGCTAACAATGAAATTAGATCTTATATGACTTCAAATCTGATTCTTGACAGAATAGTAATTA
The Megachile rotundata isolate GNS110a chromosome 5, iyMegRotu1, whole genome shotgun sequence DNA segment above includes these coding regions:
- the LOC105662080 gene encoding uncharacterized protein LOC105662080, which codes for MVLNLKISKHHKFVFFKHFEHEAHPSCISLWQVHMALIVHTIYAQFYQNPCLSQRAKALRLIHIAVAKCAILTRIRQRHSDSIKYQSRSVRSLQGYAKGTRTQSSISREVCDPYKDTPKALGLNQVSVAKCAILTRIRQRHSDSIKYQSRSVRSLQGYAKGTRTQSVSVAKCAILTRIRQRHSDSIKYQSRSVRSLQGYAKGTRTQSVSVAKCAILTRIRQRHSDSINCQSRSVRSLQGYAKGTRTQSSISREVCDPYKDTPKALGLNQYQSRSVRSLQGYAKGTRTQSIVSRAVCDPYKVTPKALGLSQLSVAQCAILTRLRQRHSDSVNCQSRSVRSLQGYAKGTRTQSIVSRAVCDPYKDTPGTRTQSNTILITF